In the Leifsonia sp. 466MF genome, one interval contains:
- a CDS encoding LCP family glycopolymer transferase, which produces MTIATPLRHPDASSSQTMTKRGWWLVTMNILLPGSAQVVAGNRVLGRVGVLATLLLWLLGIVTLVVYLVSPSSIYTLFTQAGSLTLVQTLLIVYTVLWVVLTLDTLRLVRLIRTAPNARGWIAAFSVLVLVGLACTAGYASVVAGSARGALGDIFSAGPSQPPVDGRYNIMLLGGDAGPDRDGLRPDSMSIVSIDANTGQAVTIGLPRDLDPVPFPASSPLHAEYPDGYGYNDRCDVDVCQLNSIYTEVELYKPDLYPNAKKNKSEPGIEAMRDALEGATGLKIQYYVLIDMQGFADLIDALGGVDVTVTDRVPIGGDENLNGVAEWIEPGKRHLDGYHAQWYARARHGSSDYDRMARQRQLQDAILKQVNPVNVVSKFQGIATAGAQVMKTDIPQSMLGYFVDLGMKTRKLPVQQLELVPPTIDPTEPDYAQIQELVRQAVNPATAKPKGS; this is translated from the coding sequence ATGACGATCGCCACGCCGCTGCGCCACCCCGACGCCTCCTCGTCCCAGACGATGACGAAGCGGGGCTGGTGGCTGGTCACCATGAACATCCTGCTGCCCGGCTCCGCCCAGGTCGTCGCTGGAAACCGTGTCCTCGGCCGGGTCGGCGTGCTCGCCACCCTGCTGCTCTGGCTGCTCGGCATCGTGACGCTGGTCGTCTACCTGGTCTCGCCGTCGTCCATTTACACGCTGTTCACGCAGGCGGGCAGCCTGACCCTCGTCCAGACACTGCTGATCGTCTACACGGTGCTCTGGGTCGTGCTCACACTGGACACTCTGCGTCTCGTGCGCCTCATCCGCACCGCACCGAACGCCCGCGGCTGGATCGCCGCGTTCTCGGTGCTCGTCCTCGTCGGGCTCGCCTGCACCGCCGGCTACGCGTCGGTCGTCGCCGGGTCCGCCCGGGGTGCGCTCGGCGACATCTTCTCGGCAGGGCCGTCACAGCCTCCCGTCGACGGCCGCTACAACATCATGCTGCTCGGCGGCGACGCCGGCCCCGACCGCGACGGCCTGCGCCCGGACAGCATGTCCATCGTCAGCATCGACGCGAACACGGGTCAGGCCGTCACCATCGGCCTGCCACGCGACCTCGACCCCGTGCCGTTCCCGGCCTCGTCCCCGCTGCACGCCGAGTATCCGGACGGCTACGGCTACAACGACCGCTGCGACGTGGACGTCTGCCAGCTCAACTCCATCTACACCGAGGTGGAGCTGTACAAGCCGGACCTGTACCCGAACGCGAAGAAGAACAAGAGCGAGCCGGGCATCGAGGCCATGCGCGACGCCCTCGAAGGTGCGACCGGCCTGAAGATCCAGTACTACGTCCTCATCGACATGCAGGGCTTCGCCGACCTGATCGACGCCCTCGGCGGCGTCGACGTCACCGTCACGGACCGCGTGCCGATCGGCGGCGACGAGAACCTCAACGGCGTCGCCGAGTGGATCGAGCCGGGCAAGCGCCACCTCGACGGCTACCACGCCCAGTGGTACGCCCGCGCCCGCCACGGTTCCAGCGACTACGACCGCATGGCCCGTCAGCGGCAGCTGCAGGACGCCATCCTGAAGCAGGTCAACCCGGTCAACGTGGTGTCGAAGTTCCAGGGCATCGCGACGGCCGGCGCGCAGGTGATGAAGACGGACATCCCGCAGTCGATGCTCGGCTACTTCGTCGACCTGGGCATGAAGACGCGCAAGCTGCCCGTGCAACAGCTGGAGCTGGTGCCGCCGACGATCGACCCGACCGAGCCGGACTATGCACAGATCCAGGAGCTGGTGCGCCAGGCGGTGAACCCCGCGACG